Proteins co-encoded in one Papaver somniferum cultivar HN1 chromosome 5, ASM357369v1, whole genome shotgun sequence genomic window:
- the LOC113280867 gene encoding ruvB-like helicase 1 isoform X2, with amino-acid sequence MQCRAVDDFLKFLVSTSSSLYNSVSLKKFLVAETVAAADEEYGKCVPRMAARLSTDLEEILIFVNKMKEQKMAGNMVLLDGGNSLLHDATLKLGSTCRVSGVPSSDGTDKVSYFCSISGLEERLRDKIKEGLRRATGLHVELSRKVYEGEVTKLQRNYIDDSNNTIRSISIDLATTQETRELLLGELYFDALEKVEVEDSIVIDIQSGAVKNKGPVTNTSSRTNSPDEPDLEAPIARGNNPQPGGKVLKVIKAAQNVSLHDLDEAITTQRKDEGIYSFLISQKVSAANIDEVVNNLVNEGLAKRKYGILQISEAQMLDFECFSLINNALETSFLSVFLSAARGMCGFRGSEIFIPTKIPGVIFPRMIIIRAPNNEDAFRMATLFWYSNERQKLVTPVVDRLKRKDMINCVVLLAGPLQTGKSELAYQISKKLGSEDLFFPMIESDEYPVAELKKILKDTICRAVSLKMRKNKKVYEGEVVEISSKATGSSSGINWQTTCDIAIGLNTDAKEQHVELGEQLSKAIIKEQVAIGDVICIDFYNKVVTRIGRSPTFSEEKDHGKNVYVALPKGEILKEGTSRI; translated from the exons ATGCAATGTCGTGCTGTAGACGATTTTCTAAAATTCTTGGTTTCAACAAGTTCTTCTCTCTACAATAGTGTAAGTTTAAAGAAATTCTTGGTGGCGGAGACAGTGGCTGCGGCAGATGAAGAG TATGGGAAGTGTGTTCCTCGAATGGCAGCACGCTTATCTACAGATTTAGAAGAAATCTtgatttttgtcaacaaaatgaaAGAACAAAAGATGGCTGGCAACATGGTTTTGCTTGATGGTGGAAATTCGCTGTTGCATGACGCAACTCTAAAACTTGGGTCAACTTGCAGAGTAAGCGGAGTGCCCTCTAGTGATGGTACAGACAAGGTGTCTTATTTCTGCTCAATATCTGGATTGGAAGAGCGGCTGCGGGATAAAATCAAGGAGGGTTTAAGGAGGGCTACAGGTCTCCATGTAGAGCTGAGCAGAAAGGTCTATGAAGGAGAG GTCACTAAGCTCCAGCGAAATTATATCGATGATAGCAACAACACTATTAGGAGTATCAGCATTGATCTGGCAACTACCCAAGAAACAAGGGAGTTACTTTTGGGCGAACTTTATTTCGATGCTCTGGAAAAG GTTGAAGTTGAAGACTCCATAGTCATTGATATTCAGAGCGGAGCAGTTAAAAATAAAGGCCCCGTCACTAATACTTCTTCAAGAACCAACTCACCGGACGAACCAGACCTTGAGGCACCCATCGCACGAGGCAATAATCCACAACCTGGAGGAAAGGTTCTTAAAGTGATAAAGGCAGCCCAG AATGTTTCACTTCATGATCTTGATGAAGCAATTACTACACAGAGGAAAGATGAAGGTATCTATTCTTTTCTGATCAGTCAGAAAGTATCAGCAGCCAATATCGACGAG GTTGTGAATAATCTTGTTAACGAAGGATTGGCAAAGCGTAAGTATGGAATATTACAGATTTCCGAG GCACAAATGCTGGATTTTGAATGTTTTTCCCTCATAAATAATGCTTTGGAGACCTCGTTTCTGTCAGTGTTTTTAAGTGCTGCTCGAGGAATGTGTGGATTTAGGGGATCAGAAATATTTATCCCTACTAAAATACCTGGTGTAATTTTTCCTCGTATGATTATAATTCGAGCACCAAATAACGAGGATGCCTTCAGAATGGCAACTCTTTTTTGGTATAGCAATGAGAGACAAAAACTAGTCACTCCCGTTGTTGATAGGTTAAAGCGGAAAGATATGATTAATTGTGTTGTTCTACTCGCTGGACCTCTTCAAACTGGAAAATCTGAGTTGGCATATCAAATATCCAAGAAACTTGGAAGTGAG gATCTCTTTTTCCCAATGATTGAATCAGATGAATACCCAGTGGCTGAGCTAAAAAAGATCTTGAAGGATACTATTTGCCGAGCTGTCAGTCTAAAGATGAGAAAAAACAAGAAGGTGTACGAAGGAGAG GTCGTTGAAATCTCATCAAAAGCAACTGGGAGTAGCAGTGGTATCAATTGGCAAACTACTTGTGACATTGCGATTGGTTTAAACACAGATGCAAAGGAACAGCATGTCGAGCTCGGTGAACAactttcaaaagctattataAAAGAACAG GTAGCCATTGGAGATGTTATTTGCATTGATTTCTATAACAAAGTGGTGACAAGGATTGGTAGAAGTCCCACTTTTTCAGAAGAAAAAGATCATGGGAAAAATGTATACGTGGCCCTTCCAAAAGGGGAGATTCTTAAGGAGGGAACATCCAG GATATAA
- the LOC113280867 gene encoding ruvB-like helicase 1 isoform X1 yields MQCRAVDDFLKFLVSTSSSLYNSVSLKKFLVAETVAAADEEQYGKCVPRMAARLSTDLEEILIFVNKMKEQKMAGNMVLLDGGNSLLHDATLKLGSTCRVSGVPSSDGTDKVSYFCSISGLEERLRDKIKEGLRRATGLHVELSRKVYEGEVTKLQRNYIDDSNNTIRSISIDLATTQETRELLLGELYFDALEKVEVEDSIVIDIQSGAVKNKGPVTNTSSRTNSPDEPDLEAPIARGNNPQPGGKVLKVIKAAQNVSLHDLDEAITTQRKDEGIYSFLISQKVSAANIDEVVNNLVNEGLAKRKYGILQISEAQMLDFECFSLINNALETSFLSVFLSAARGMCGFRGSEIFIPTKIPGVIFPRMIIIRAPNNEDAFRMATLFWYSNERQKLVTPVVDRLKRKDMINCVVLLAGPLQTGKSELAYQISKKLGSEDLFFPMIESDEYPVAELKKILKDTICRAVSLKMRKNKKVYEGEVVEISSKATGSSSGINWQTTCDIAIGLNTDAKEQHVELGEQLSKAIIKEQVAIGDVICIDFYNKVVTRIGRSPTFSEEKDHGKNVYVALPKGEILKEGTSRI; encoded by the exons ATGCAATGTCGTGCTGTAGACGATTTTCTAAAATTCTTGGTTTCAACAAGTTCTTCTCTCTACAATAGTGTAAGTTTAAAGAAATTCTTGGTGGCGGAGACAGTGGCTGCGGCAGATGAAGAG CAGTATGGGAAGTGTGTTCCTCGAATGGCAGCACGCTTATCTACAGATTTAGAAGAAATCTtgatttttgtcaacaaaatgaaAGAACAAAAGATGGCTGGCAACATGGTTTTGCTTGATGGTGGAAATTCGCTGTTGCATGACGCAACTCTAAAACTTGGGTCAACTTGCAGAGTAAGCGGAGTGCCCTCTAGTGATGGTACAGACAAGGTGTCTTATTTCTGCTCAATATCTGGATTGGAAGAGCGGCTGCGGGATAAAATCAAGGAGGGTTTAAGGAGGGCTACAGGTCTCCATGTAGAGCTGAGCAGAAAGGTCTATGAAGGAGAG GTCACTAAGCTCCAGCGAAATTATATCGATGATAGCAACAACACTATTAGGAGTATCAGCATTGATCTGGCAACTACCCAAGAAACAAGGGAGTTACTTTTGGGCGAACTTTATTTCGATGCTCTGGAAAAG GTTGAAGTTGAAGACTCCATAGTCATTGATATTCAGAGCGGAGCAGTTAAAAATAAAGGCCCCGTCACTAATACTTCTTCAAGAACCAACTCACCGGACGAACCAGACCTTGAGGCACCCATCGCACGAGGCAATAATCCACAACCTGGAGGAAAGGTTCTTAAAGTGATAAAGGCAGCCCAG AATGTTTCACTTCATGATCTTGATGAAGCAATTACTACACAGAGGAAAGATGAAGGTATCTATTCTTTTCTGATCAGTCAGAAAGTATCAGCAGCCAATATCGACGAG GTTGTGAATAATCTTGTTAACGAAGGATTGGCAAAGCGTAAGTATGGAATATTACAGATTTCCGAG GCACAAATGCTGGATTTTGAATGTTTTTCCCTCATAAATAATGCTTTGGAGACCTCGTTTCTGTCAGTGTTTTTAAGTGCTGCTCGAGGAATGTGTGGATTTAGGGGATCAGAAATATTTATCCCTACTAAAATACCTGGTGTAATTTTTCCTCGTATGATTATAATTCGAGCACCAAATAACGAGGATGCCTTCAGAATGGCAACTCTTTTTTGGTATAGCAATGAGAGACAAAAACTAGTCACTCCCGTTGTTGATAGGTTAAAGCGGAAAGATATGATTAATTGTGTTGTTCTACTCGCTGGACCTCTTCAAACTGGAAAATCTGAGTTGGCATATCAAATATCCAAGAAACTTGGAAGTGAG gATCTCTTTTTCCCAATGATTGAATCAGATGAATACCCAGTGGCTGAGCTAAAAAAGATCTTGAAGGATACTATTTGCCGAGCTGTCAGTCTAAAGATGAGAAAAAACAAGAAGGTGTACGAAGGAGAG GTCGTTGAAATCTCATCAAAAGCAACTGGGAGTAGCAGTGGTATCAATTGGCAAACTACTTGTGACATTGCGATTGGTTTAAACACAGATGCAAAGGAACAGCATGTCGAGCTCGGTGAACAactttcaaaagctattataAAAGAACAG GTAGCCATTGGAGATGTTATTTGCATTGATTTCTATAACAAAGTGGTGACAAGGATTGGTAGAAGTCCCACTTTTTCAGAAGAAAAAGATCATGGGAAAAATGTATACGTGGCCCTTCCAAAAGGGGAGATTCTTAAGGAGGGAACATCCAG GATATAA
- the LOC113277170 gene encoding uncharacterized protein LOC113277170: MRVLFWNINGIVRDEVQAKLRELVKKFKPGIIGIAEPRASVNSRSVRRFRIEGFSNSIIHNSTDTCIGNLWLIWSLNVADPVVVNCSKQAITIGVDGVHVSLVHARSVQITRRSLWRQLDMGSFQVSWLEIGDFNCVIRNEEKKGSAAPRTAVVNEFSDWMDDNSLFEAESLGCKFTWEVSDHSPLIGYPLINVRPRRAPFRVQKMWFGHPDFMRMVHDSWKETIVSSPAFIYPQKLKRLKIAMKLWNQEVFGNVNVRLKQAQLRLESAIHLTDEDTFDVDKLNLMRSATVVVNDIPKFNGDDSVPFKEIFNIDHNSISMADNAKMDQLPSIEEIHAVVFELGADSAPGPDGFVGFFYRHCWEIIQEDLILAARLGSVLDNLISEEQVAFMKGMNIHENISLASEMVNETQIKRKDGNVGLKLDITQAFDTSARISVLVNGSPEGFFSIDRGVRQVDPLSPFIFVLIEDVLRRNITKLFREGFMTHMVGIKGNMKSLRNLVDFLGLYQRASGQTVSREKSKIYYGGGSLNRRATIYAFLGMPISVFPHRYLGVKVMPGAVKYHHVANVVENIKEQLSGWKGRKLSFQDRVVLVKSVISGDSKVSRSFVLAYDKICAPYEEGGLGLTQLGVMNKALLMGLWWKIRNSKKIWARFLRARFFKRNGNLVHYIKSSIFPGIKCVYSLVEDNSKVLIGDGRRTSLYYDVWVGDIAVADILEDFTLEKSVLVSDMLSNSNWNLSEECRNTILAAGIEEDDLPVPLSGVDCNVWKPCQSGKFSVKSAKNLIRRRYENLEGVNLIWRKAIHPVLAARNCLRRGLGTEWYDQGAIASCKSCGSVRAMAYEKPVAHRSVKVTTPIEYRWIPPAIDELLLCCDGDVRGNPGISGAGVVARDHGTNVIGVMSVGLGITTNYLAELLGIISGLEWARQWGYVNICIRSESMSAVTTFSSSTIPWFFRQRWSAVSSHYEVIRFEHTYREANFAADNMAKRGCSLPNEEITHFMGDLIS, encoded by the exons ATGAGAGTTCTCTTTTGGAACATAAACGGGATCGTGCGTGATGAAGTACAAGCTAAACTTAGAGAGTTAGTTAAGAAATTTAAACCTGGTATTATTGGTATTGCTGAACCAAGAGCGTCAGTTAATTCAAGGTCTGTTCGTAGATTTCGTATTGAAGGTTTCAGTAACTCGATTATTCATAACTCTACTGATACTTGTATTGGCAATTTGTGGTTGATATGGTCTTTGAATGTGGCTGATCCGGTGGTGGTAAACTGCTCTAAACAGGCTATTACTATTGGTGTTGATGGTGTCCATGTTTCTCTTGTGCATGCTAGATCGGTGCAAATTACTAGGCGTAGTCTTTGGAGGCAGTTGGATATGGGGTCTTTTCAAGTGTCGTGGCTGGAAATTGGGGACTTTAATTGTGTTATTCGTAATGAAGAGAAAAAGGGTAGTGCGGCTCCTAGAACCGCAGTAGTTAATGAATTCAGCGATTGGATGGATGACAACAGCCTCTTTGAAGCGGAATCTTTGGGTTGTAAATTTACTTG ggaagtttctgatcattcTCCTCTTATTGGTTATCCATTAATTAATGTGAGGCCAAGAAGAGCTCCTTTTCGTGTTCAAAAAATGTGGTTTGGGCATCCTGATTTTATGCGTATGGTTCATGATAGTTGGAAGGAAACTATTGTTAGCTCTCCGGCTTTTATATATCCTCAAAAACTTAAGCGGCTTAAAATTGCTATGAAGTTGTGGAATCAAGAAGTTTTCGGTAATGTTAATGTTAGATTGAAACAGGCGCAACTTCGTCTTGAAAGTGCTATTCATCTAACTGATGAGGATACTTTTGATGTGGACAAGTTGAATTTGATGAGGAGTGCGACAGTTGTGGTTAATGATATTC CGAAGTTTAATGGGGATGATTCAGTTCCATTTAAAGAGATTTTTAATATTGATCATAATAGCATTTCTATGGCGGATAATGCTAAAATGGATCAGTTGCCTTCTATTGAGGAAATTCATGCGGTTGTCTTTGAGTTGGGAGCGGATAGTGCGCCTGGTCCAGATGGGTTTGTTGGATTTTTCTATAGGCATTGTTGGGAGATAATTCAGGAGGATTTG ATTCTTGCTGCACGGCTTGGCAGTGTTTTGGATAATTTGATTTCTGAGGAGCAGGTTGCGTTTATGAAGGGTATGAATATCCATGAAAACATTAGTCTGGCttcggagatggtgaatgaaaCGCAGATTAAGAGGAAGGATGGGAATGTTGGGTTGAAACTTGACATCACTCAAGCCTTTGATACG TCTGCTAGAATTTCAGTGCTTGTCAATGGTAGCCCGGAGGGTTTTTTCAGTATTGATAGAGGTGTTCGTCAGGTTGATCCTTTGTCGCCTTTTATCTTTGTGTTGATTGAGGATGTTTTAAGAAGGAATATCACGAAACTGTTTCGTGAGGGCTTCATGACTCATATGGTTGGTATAAAAG gtaaCATGAAGAGTTTGAGAAATCTGGTAGATTTTTTGGGTTTATATCAACGTGCTTCGGGTCAAACAGTTAGTCGAGAAAAGAGTAAAatctattatggtggtggttctttaAATAGAAGAGCTACTATTTATGCTTTTCTGGGAATGCCTATTTCTGTTTTTCCGCATAGGTATTTAGGGGTTAAGGTTATGCCTGGTGCCGTTAAATACCATCATGTAGCCAATGTTGTTGAGAATATTAAGGAGCAATTATCGGGTTGGAAGGGAAGGAagctttcttttcaagatagagtggTGTTGGTGAAATCTGTGATA TCTGGGGATTCTAAGGTGAGTAGATCTTTTGTTCTGGCTTATGACAAAATTTGTGCTCCTTATGAAGAGGGTGGTTTGGGTTTAACACAATTAGGTGTTATGAATAAGGCTCTTCTTATGGGTCTTTGGTGGAAAATCCGAAACTCTAAGAAAATCTGGGCACGTTTCCTTCGGGCTAGATTCTTTAAGAGAAATGGTAACTTGGTGCACTATATTAAATCTTCCATTTTTCCAGGGATAAAATGTGTTTATTCTTTGGTGGAGGATAATTCCAAGGTGTTGATTGGTGATGGCCGTCGCACATCTCTATACTATGACGTGTGGGTGGGTGATATAGCTGTTGCGGATATTTTAGAGGATTTTACTCTTGAAAAGTCTGTTTTGGTGAGTGATATGCTTTCAAATAGTAACTGGAATCTTAGTGAAGAGTGTCGTAATACAATCCTTGCTGCAGGTATAGAAGAAGATGATCTGCCAGTCCCATTAAGTGGTGTTGATTGTAATGTTTggaagccatgtcagtctggcAAATTTTCTGTTAAATCTGCCAAGAATTTGATTCGTAGGAGGTATGAAAATCTGGAGGGTGTGAATTTGATTTGGAGGAAGGCTATTCATCCAGTTCTGGCAGCGCGTAACT GTTTGCGCAGAGGGCTTGGAACT GAGTGGTATGATCAAGGAGCTATAGCTTCTTGCAAATCTTGTGGTTCGGTCAGAGCTATGGCATACGAGAAACCG GTGGCGCATAGGAGTGTTAAGGTGACAACACCGATTGAGTACAGGTGGATTCCTCCGGCTATAGATGAGCTGTTACTATGCTGCGATGGAGATGTTCGTGGGAATCCAGGAATTTCCGGAGCTGGAGTTGTTGCAAGAGATCATGGTACAAATGTTATTGGTGTTATGAGTGTAGGTTTGGGTATCACTACTAATTACCTGGCCGAGCTTTTGGGTATTATTTCAGGTTTGGAATGGGCTAGACAATGGGGTTATGTGAATATTTGTATTCGTTCTGAGTCGATGAGTGCAGTCACCACTTTTTCATCTTCTACTATTCCGTGGTTCTTTAGACAACGTTGGAGTGCAGTTTCCTCTCATTACGAGGTTATAAGATTTGAACACACCTATAGGGAGGCTAACTTTGCTGCGGATAATATGGCTAAAAGAGGTTGTAGTCTACCTAATGAAGAGATTACACATTTTATGGGCGACCTGATTTCTTAA